From Bacillus sp. Bos-x628, the proteins below share one genomic window:
- a CDS encoding S41 family peptidase, whose amino-acid sequence MRKQIASIMASVILIVSASVFTHKEGTHAESPATPVAMAGQVQSSDRAKEDGMEKIEKAYDLISNEYVEEVDRKKLLEGAIQGMLSTLNDPYSVYMDKQTAKQFSDSLDSSFEGIGAEVGMDEGKIIIVSAFKKSPAAKAGLKPKDEIISIDGESMKEKSLNDAVLKIRGKKGTSVAIKIRRNGMEKDLTFRIKREEIPLETVSASIKDVKGHKTGYIAISSFSEDTAKDFTSSLNRLEKKGIEGLVIDVRGNPGGYLQSVEEILKHFITKDQPYIQIAERNGDRKRYFSKRKEKKPYPVNVLIDKGSASASEILAGAMKEAGNYDVVGDVSFGKGTVQQAVPMGDGSNIKLTLYKWLTPKGNWIHKKGVVPTIAIHQPDYFTAGPLQLKEPLQLDMNNEEVKQAQTLLKGLAFDPGRFDGYFDEETKKAVLALQSTYHLDKTGVIDLKTAKLMNQKVDEVKSYEKNDLQLQTALKALYLKK is encoded by the coding sequence ATGAGAAAACAAATCGCATCAATCATGGCAAGTGTCATCTTAATAGTAAGCGCCAGTGTTTTTACACATAAGGAGGGGACTCATGCGGAGTCGCCGGCAACACCTGTTGCAATGGCTGGACAAGTTCAATCTAGTGATCGGGCTAAAGAAGACGGAATGGAGAAAATCGAGAAAGCCTATGACCTTATCTCGAATGAATATGTGGAGGAGGTCGATCGCAAAAAGCTACTTGAAGGTGCGATTCAAGGAATGCTTTCGACATTAAATGATCCATACTCTGTGTACATGGACAAGCAAACAGCGAAACAATTTTCTGATTCTCTTGACTCATCTTTTGAAGGGATTGGTGCTGAAGTGGGGATGGATGAAGGGAAGATTATTATTGTATCTGCCTTTAAGAAATCCCCTGCAGCAAAAGCGGGTCTTAAGCCGAAAGATGAAATCATCAGCATTGATGGAGAATCGATGAAAGAAAAAAGTCTAAATGACGCGGTGTTGAAAATAAGAGGAAAAAAAGGAACGTCTGTAGCGATTAAAATTAGACGAAACGGAATGGAAAAGGATTTAACATTCCGTATTAAACGAGAAGAAATCCCGCTTGAAACCGTCTCAGCCTCTATCAAAGATGTGAAGGGTCATAAAACAGGCTATATTGCGATATCTAGCTTCTCTGAAGATACAGCGAAGGATTTCACCTCAAGTCTGAACAGGCTCGAAAAAAAGGGCATAGAGGGACTTGTGATTGATGTGAGAGGAAATCCTGGTGGGTATCTACAAAGTGTAGAAGAAATATTGAAGCATTTTATCACAAAAGACCAGCCATATATTCAAATTGCAGAACGCAATGGCGACCGGAAACGATACTTTTCAAAACGGAAAGAGAAAAAGCCTTATCCAGTCAACGTTCTCATTGACAAAGGAAGTGCATCAGCTTCTGAAATTCTCGCAGGTGCGATGAAAGAAGCGGGGAATTATGATGTCGTAGGTGATGTTTCCTTCGGGAAAGGAACTGTACAGCAGGCAGTTCCGATGGGGGATGGCAGCAACATCAAACTGACACTATATAAGTGGCTTACACCAAAAGGGAATTGGATACACAAAAAAGGTGTGGTGCCGACAATCGCTATTCATCAACCAGATTATTTTACAGCCGGTCCGCTTCAGTTAAAGGAGCCCCTTCAGCTGGATATGAATAATGAAGAAGTCAAACAAGCGCAGACGCTATTAAAGGGACTTGCGTTTGACCCTGGCAGATTCGATGGATATTTTGATGAAGAAACGAAAAAAGCAGTACTTGCTCTTCAAAGCACATATCATCTTGATAAAACAGGTGTGATTGATTTGAAGACAGCGAAGTTGATGAACCAGAAGGTCGATGAAGTGAAATCCTACGAAAAGAATGATCTTCAGCTACAAACTGCACTAAAAGCACTATATCTCAAAAAATAA
- a CDS encoding swarming motility protein SwrAA, translating into MKRASIVREKKYYELVEELKSRTKNVTFSSTKALSLLMLLSRYLVNYTTVESVDEIDEDCAEIYFNYLMDNHKRLGINLTDIKRSMQLLGGILDVDVNHYLKDFSLSNVTLWMNQEK; encoded by the coding sequence TTGAAAAGGGCAAGTATTGTGAGAGAGAAAAAATATTACGAATTGGTAGAGGAACTTAAGAGTCGCACGAAAAATGTGACATTTTCCTCTACAAAGGCATTAAGTCTGCTCATGCTGTTAAGCAGATACTTAGTCAATTACACAACGGTAGAATCAGTCGACGAAATTGATGAAGACTGTGCTGAGATATACTTCAATTATTTAATGGATAATCATAAGAGACTTGGTATAAACTTAACCGACATTAAAAGGTCGATGCAGCTTCTTGGCGGCATACTAGATGTAGATGTCAATCACTATTTAAAGGACTTTTCACTGTCGAATGTAACACTTTGGATGAATCAGGAGAAATAA
- a CDS encoding PDZ domain-containing protein produces the protein MSSEWMGVGLKAIGLFFIHPLFYLMILISLLYGYIRVKRERKAFQTRIEDVYDELKFTYSKGWVLGICLSIVTVGLGIALPLGFIVLVAAMTIVFSLFFKASALSSAYTLGFSFIAAFGLMHFQVSPSWLPQLSMMNASAVVILLGLLLMTEGILAYRTAHLRTSPAMVMSARGLLIGQQRANRLWLLPLVLLMPAGELTSSLPWWPVLQVNDQSFSFICIPYIIGFGQRIQGSLPIVSIQITARRILMLGLAIALLGAASIWFEPIAWGAVVMAILGRAFLSWKQRVNDNAAPFYFSKRNQGLMVLGTIPNTPAADLKLEIGEVITKVNGIEVKTVSEFYEALQTNRALTKLEIIGLNGQTRFEKRASYEGEHHQLGILFVKDDSMQEQTDISS, from the coding sequence ATGAGTTCGGAATGGATGGGAGTGGGATTAAAAGCGATCGGTCTGTTTTTCATCCATCCTCTTTTTTATTTAATGATATTGATAAGCCTATTGTATGGCTATATCCGCGTGAAGCGAGAGAGAAAAGCGTTTCAAACAAGAATAGAAGATGTATACGATGAACTAAAATTTACATATTCTAAGGGATGGGTTCTAGGGATTTGTCTATCCATTGTAACAGTAGGTTTAGGGATTGCCCTGCCGCTTGGATTCATCGTGCTGGTTGCAGCTATGACCATCGTTTTTTCTCTATTCTTTAAGGCGAGTGCGCTCTCGTCTGCATACACACTCGGTTTCAGTTTTATTGCGGCATTTGGATTGATGCATTTTCAAGTGAGCCCTTCTTGGCTGCCGCAGCTTTCAATGATGAATGCATCTGCCGTTGTCATCCTGCTAGGGTTACTATTAATGACTGAAGGTATTCTAGCATATCGAACGGCACATTTACGTACATCGCCTGCAATGGTGATGAGTGCGAGAGGACTTCTGATTGGACAGCAGAGGGCAAACCGTCTATGGCTTCTACCACTTGTCTTGCTGATGCCAGCAGGTGAATTAACATCCTCTCTGCCATGGTGGCCGGTGCTTCAGGTGAACGATCAGAGTTTTTCATTCATTTGTATTCCGTATATTATTGGCTTCGGTCAACGGATTCAGGGATCGCTGCCAATTGTCAGTATTCAAATTACTGCACGGCGTATTCTTATGCTCGGACTGGCTATTGCATTATTAGGTGCTGCAAGTATTTGGTTTGAGCCGATTGCTTGGGGAGCTGTTGTGATGGCCATTTTAGGAAGGGCCTTTCTTTCTTGGAAGCAGAGAGTCAATGACAATGCGGCGCCTTTCTACTTCTCTAAGCGCAATCAAGGGCTGATGGTGCTGGGAACTATTCCGAATACACCCGCGGCTGATTTAAAGCTTGAGATCGGTGAAGTTATTACAAAGGTAAATGGAATTGAGGTCAAAACCGTTTCTGAGTTTTATGAAGCCCTTCAAACCAATCGGGCCCTGACAAAGCTTGAGATCATTGGCTTAAATGGTCAGACAAGATTTGAAAAACGTGCTTCTTATGAAGGTGAGCATCATCAGCTTGGGATCTTATTTGTGAAAGATGACTCGATGCAAGAACAGACCGATATTTCATCCTGA
- a CDS encoding NAD(P)H-dependent oxidoreductase, with amino-acid sequence MRKKEILKKEIIEAYEFRHATKEFDPSKKIPEDDFAFILETGRLSPSSVGFEPWKFLVIQNEEFREKLKEYTWGAQKQLPTASHFVIILARTDARYDSAYAEYINKQIKGMTDETFDMVKERYKQFQENDLHLLENDRTLFDWASKQTYIALGNMMTAAAQIGIDSCPVEGFSYDDIHRILEEEGLLEDGQYDISVMVAFGYRVTEPKRGKTRRPMDEVAVWIR; translated from the coding sequence ATGAGGAAGAAAGAAATCTTAAAAAAGGAAATCATTGAAGCGTATGAATTCCGTCATGCAACAAAAGAGTTTGATCCGTCGAAAAAGATTCCAGAGGATGATTTTGCTTTTATTTTAGAAACAGGAAGACTTTCTCCAAGTTCTGTAGGATTTGAGCCATGGAAATTCCTCGTGATTCAAAATGAAGAGTTTAGAGAAAAATTAAAAGAGTATACATGGGGGGCGCAAAAGCAGCTTCCAACTGCCAGCCATTTTGTCATCATTTTGGCGAGAACGGATGCGCGCTATGATTCAGCATATGCGGAATATATCAATAAACAAATTAAGGGGATGACAGACGAGACGTTTGACATGGTGAAGGAACGCTACAAACAATTCCAAGAGAACGATCTTCATTTGCTTGAGAATGACCGTACACTATTTGACTGGGCTTCGAAACAGACGTACATTGCACTTGGAAACATGATGACAGCAGCTGCGCAAATCGGCATTGATTCATGTCCAGTAGAAGGCTTTAGCTACGATGATATCCATCGCATTCTTGAGGAAGAAGGTTTACTTGAGGATGGTCAGTACGATATTTCGGTGATGGTGGCTTTTGGTTATCGAGTAACAGAACCGAAGCGAGGCAAAACACGACGACCAATGGATGAAGTAGCGGTTTGGATTCGTTAA
- a CDS encoding amino acid permease produces MEKEQVQLKRTMTSRHMMMLALGGAIGAGLFKGSSSAIDIAGPAVILAYMMGGLILLFIMQGLAEMTVARPGARTFRDLIEPVLGKYPAYFLDWIYWKMWVLNIAAEAIVSAIFIRYWFPQVPVWILVLIISLAVTLINVCSVQMFAETEYWLTSVKIAVIILFMIIGLTMLFVSFGQHTAPGLSNLTEHGGFFPNGTGGLIAAMLVVVYSYGGTEMIGVTLAETKNPEKVIPKAIQSTFVRIIGFYVLPFFIIVSLIPWNQVNNEQVSPFVTVFATIGVPYASDIMNGIILLAILSSMNSGLYASSRVLYTQAMDGRVWKGFSKLSKQQVPVRAILICTSTLYAAVLISLFVGSQTFHYLMGSLSYTVLFIWFIIAVGHLKSRRVKAPGNYRVKLYPITTWFSVIAIIAIFIGVVSTTPIVQTFVTMGIYIIITLSFFIKRERFETSSA; encoded by the coding sequence ATGGAAAAGGAACAAGTGCAATTAAAACGAACAATGACGTCAAGGCATATGATGATGCTTGCGCTTGGCGGTGCAATCGGTGCTGGCCTGTTTAAAGGAAGCAGTTCTGCCATTGATATTGCAGGTCCTGCTGTCATTTTGGCATATATGATGGGTGGTCTTATTTTATTATTTATTATGCAAGGACTTGCCGAAATGACAGTCGCACGACCTGGAGCAAGAACGTTTCGCGATTTGATTGAACCTGTATTAGGTAAATATCCGGCCTACTTTTTAGATTGGATTTATTGGAAGATGTGGGTGCTGAACATTGCAGCAGAAGCCATTGTCTCTGCAATTTTTATTCGTTACTGGTTCCCACAAGTTCCGGTTTGGATTCTTGTGTTAATCATTTCACTTGCCGTGACGTTAATCAATGTCTGTTCTGTGCAAATGTTTGCTGAGACAGAGTATTGGTTAACTTCAGTTAAGATTGCCGTGATTATTTTATTTATGATCATTGGTTTAACCATGTTGTTTGTCTCATTCGGACAGCATACAGCACCCGGCTTATCCAATTTAACCGAACACGGTGGGTTTTTCCCTAATGGCACTGGTGGACTAATTGCAGCAATGCTTGTCGTGGTTTATTCCTATGGCGGAACCGAAATGATCGGTGTCACATTAGCGGAAACGAAAAATCCTGAAAAGGTGATCCCAAAAGCGATTCAAAGTACATTTGTTCGGATCATTGGTTTCTATGTCTTGCCTTTCTTTATCATTGTCAGCTTAATCCCGTGGAATCAGGTGAACAATGAACAAGTGAGTCCATTCGTTACAGTGTTTGCAACCATTGGGGTGCCATATGCAAGTGACATCATGAACGGCATCATTTTACTTGCCATTCTGTCTTCTATGAACTCTGGTCTGTATGCTTCATCAAGGGTGCTCTATACGCAGGCGATGGACGGTCGTGTATGGAAAGGCTTCTCAAAGCTTTCAAAGCAGCAAGTACCTGTAAGAGCCATTCTTATTTGTACTTCTACATTGTATGCGGCTGTGTTGATCTCTCTTTTTGTAGGAAGTCAAACCTTTCATTACTTAATGGGGTCTTTAAGTTATACGGTCTTATTTATTTGGTTTATTATTGCAGTTGGTCATTTGAAATCTCGCCGCGTGAAAGCGCCAGGGAACTATCGCGTAAAACTTTACCCGATCACGACGTGGTTTTCTGTGATTGCGATTATTGCCATTTTTATCGGTGTTGTTTCAACGACACCAATTGTACAAACCTTTGTAACAATGGGGATTTATATCATCATTACGCTTTCTTTCTTTATCAAAAGGGAGCGTTTTGAAACATCGTCGGCTTAA
- a CDS encoding glycosyltransferase family 2 protein: protein MEKSIQYSVVVPVYNEELVIHESYQRLKTVMDSTGETYELLFVNDGSIDRTAELIKGYCQTDPNVKLIDFSRNFGHQIAITAGMDYAKGNAVVVIDADLQDPPELILEMIEKWKEGYEVVYAVRTKRKGETFFKKQTAALFYRILRKITEVDIPIDTGDFRLMDRKVCHEMRKVREKNPFVRGLVSWLGFKQTAVEYVRDERLAGETKYPLKKMLKLSMDGITSFSYKPLKLASVTGIALSAIGFISMFLVLYLKLFTNSTITGWSSLIVIQLFFSGIILFMLGLIGEYIGRIYDEAKDRPLYIVRESYGLQSKPQSVQSPVHFKHYKQH from the coding sequence ATGGAAAAAAGTATACAGTATTCTGTTGTTGTACCCGTCTATAATGAAGAACTTGTAATCCATGAATCCTATCAGCGACTTAAGACTGTCATGGATTCGACAGGAGAAACGTATGAGCTTCTCTTCGTCAATGACGGCAGTATAGATCGAACAGCTGAACTGATTAAAGGATACTGTCAGACTGATCCGAATGTGAAATTAATTGATTTTTCTCGTAATTTTGGACATCAGATAGCGATAACAGCCGGGATGGATTATGCAAAAGGAAATGCCGTTGTGGTGATTGACGCAGATTTACAAGATCCTCCCGAATTGATATTAGAAATGATTGAAAAATGGAAGGAAGGCTATGAAGTTGTGTATGCCGTCCGCACGAAAAGAAAGGGAGAAACTTTTTTCAAAAAACAAACGGCCGCTCTTTTTTACCGGATTTTACGTAAAATCACTGAAGTGGACATTCCAATCGACACCGGTGATTTCAGACTGATGGATCGTAAGGTATGTCACGAAATGAGAAAAGTACGAGAGAAGAATCCATTTGTTCGCGGCTTAGTTAGCTGGCTCGGCTTCAAACAAACCGCTGTTGAATACGTACGAGATGAACGACTGGCAGGAGAAACAAAGTATCCGCTCAAAAAAATGCTCAAGCTCTCAATGGACGGTATTACTTCCTTTTCCTATAAGCCTTTGAAGCTGGCAAGCGTTACAGGTATTGCGCTTTCTGCCATTGGATTCATTTCCATGTTTCTTGTTTTATACTTAAAGCTCTTTACAAATAGTACGATTACTGGCTGGAGTTCTTTAATCGTCATACAGCTTTTCTTTAGTGGGATCATACTCTTTATGCTAGGGTTGATCGGGGAATACATTGGCAGAATTTACGATGAAGCAAAAGATCGACCGCTTTACATTGTCAGAGAAAGCTACGGACTTCAGTCAAAACCCCAGTCGGTTCAATCACCAGTTCATTTCAAACATTATAAACAACATTAA